The sequence TTTTCGACTACGTGGCGGCGCACCAGGATGTCGCGTCGCAGTTCGACCGCGCGATGACGTCGGTCAGTCAACTTCATGCAAGCGCCGTGCTCGGCGCGTACGATTTCAGCAACATCGGCACGCTGGTCGATGTGGGTGGCGGAAACGGCTTGCTGCTTTCCGCGATATTGTCGGCGAATCCGCAAGTCCGCGGCATCCTGTTCGACTTGCCGCGAGTTGTTGAACAGGCGCGACCCCAGCTCGCTGCGGCCGGGGTCGCCGAACGCTGCGACATCCAAGAGGGTGATTTTTTCGAACGCGTGCCTGCCGGCGCCGATGCCTACATGATGAGTCACATCGTCCACGATTGGGATGATGACCGGTGCCGCACCCTGTTGCGTGCGTGCCGCGCGGGCATGGCCCCCGAAGCGCGCCTCCTCGTGATCGACGTCATCATCGCACCCGGCGACAACCGGTTCGATCAGGGCAAACTGACCGACATGCAGATGCTGTTCGTGTTGACCGGACGCGAGCGCACGGCGCTTGAGTTTCGCGATCTGCTGGCGTCCGCCGGATTTACGATTCGACGGATCGTGCGCACGGCAGCGCCGGAATGCATCATCGAAGCCATTCCTTCCGATGTACTAGGGTGAGCAACCCGTACTAGGGTGAGCAACGCTCACCCATTTTTTCTGTAGGAGGGTGAGCAACGCTCACCCATGGGCAAGCGATGCTTGCCCTCCTACACAGAGCGTGCACCAAGGGGCGACCGGCGGATGCTTAGAACGAACGCCCTAGTGAGCGACGATTCAAATAAGGAACACCTCGATCAACTACGCCACACTGCGGCGCACTTGTTGGCGCATGCGGTGGTGGACCTGTACGGCCCCGAGGTGCAGCTCGCCA comes from Candidatus Eremiobacteraceae bacterium and encodes:
- a CDS encoding methyltransferase — translated: MTVDVKALPKIPPPWVARCLLALNRGLARVRRALIPPQLYLFELGTAMWTAQCLHAIARLGVAEHLESGPGSAEQIAAALDLHAPSLYRVLRMLCGYGIFAEDANRRFALTHIGEKLLPGVPGSAHAMLVYNGQKWQTEPYAQVEFTLRTGKPAFDHAFGMPFFDYVAAHQDVASQFDRAMTSVSQLHASAVLGAYDFSNIGTLVDVGGGNGLLLSAILSANPQVRGILFDLPRVVEQARPQLAAAGVAERCDIQEGDFFERVPAGADAYMMSHIVHDWDDDRCRTLLRACRAGMAPEARLLVIDVIIAPGDNRFDQGKLTDMQMLFVLTGRERTALEFRDLLASAGFTIRRIVRTAAPECIIEAIPSDVLG